The following coding sequences are from one Vibrio syngnathi window:
- the recC gene encoding exodeoxyribonuclease V subunit gamma: protein MFTVYHSNKVDTLKILLVHLIKSDPLANPFEKEQILVQSPGMSQWLKMELAKEFGVAANIDFPLPATFIWDMFTQVLPDVPKRSAFNKEAMTWKLMSLLPAKLDHPDFLPLQRYLENDEDDSKLYQLAEKIADIFDGYLVYRPEWMAMWEAGEPVAELIDDEGQQEHPWQPILWKTLYEQTLSQGQSKYHRGNLYHDFIEALANQQGQLQHLPKRLFVFGISSLPPRYMDALKALGEQIDVHLMFTNPCQHYWGDIRDRKYLARVEAQRRKQFALVDGLPQLEGEVSPLKDGIEANVEDELHTSQAVGNSLLASMGKLGRDNLFLLSQSDSEEHEFFIDVERDNLLHQLQADILQLEEHQDDHILDSSNHKQVVELGDRSLTVHACHSPMREVEVLHDQLLAMFDADPTLKPRDIIVMVSDINAYSPAIQAVFGNAPGERYIPYSISDRTADQESPILTAFMQLVALPNTRCLASELLELLEIPAMMARFGIDEFQFEQAKQWVEEAGIRWGVDASTATEFDLPATEQNTWLFGIQRMLLGYAMSDSAGLFETEHSPIAAYNEVQGINAELAGKLAHFIDRIAHYRQRLTETQSIDMWRETLLQMIDDFFAVELEGEVVLKSIRDALSQLNEQLDDALYEQELSPSIIYQYLNNKLSGARISQRFLAGQVNFCTLMPMRSIPFKTVCLLGMNDGVYPRSMPPEGFDLMKGRTRPGDRSRRDDDRYLFLEAMLSAQECLYISYVGRSIQDNTERVPSVLVSELIEYCQQNYCLSDDQALPSDDSGINLTQAISFEHTMTPFSPAAFSQGDASHVLSYAKEWLPAANRSGERSGEFNRALDDYLLGASYPLELDLVELQRFWRLPVQYFFNRRLKVVFEPPLPVMEDDEPFVLNGLESFQLKDALLQVLLDHPEGADEAVRLFVSEQKAQGRLPVGAFGDIEFETNRVQAEDLAKEIRFVSGSPQQDLEVNIEFDVLGEGKPVRLMGWLTQNYQSGLVRFRSGKIRSQDYLAAWIDHLCCAVMGRGKTTHIIGYDRKEGVVHQTLQPIGDAQQAKSLLAELVRLFYQGMTAPLPYFPKTALAGVEAGFSRGKWVDDEEKSLKKMADTFNDSFAFTGEGRDTYISRIWSKWDDELAAESRMYSTLVLQAARLAAADLEDQE, encoded by the coding sequence TTGTTTACTGTTTACCATTCCAATAAAGTCGATACTTTAAAAATCCTTCTCGTTCACTTAATCAAAAGTGACCCTTTAGCCAATCCTTTCGAAAAAGAGCAGATCTTGGTTCAGAGCCCAGGTATGTCTCAATGGCTTAAGATGGAACTCGCCAAAGAGTTTGGTGTAGCAGCAAATATAGACTTTCCTCTTCCAGCAACCTTCATTTGGGATATGTTTACCCAAGTGCTTCCTGATGTACCTAAACGCAGTGCTTTTAACAAAGAAGCGATGACGTGGAAGCTGATGAGTTTGCTACCCGCTAAGCTTGACCACCCTGATTTTTTACCTCTACAACGCTACCTTGAAAACGACGAAGATGATTCGAAGTTGTACCAATTGGCAGAGAAAATTGCCGATATCTTCGATGGATACTTGGTGTATCGACCGGAGTGGATGGCGATGTGGGAAGCGGGAGAGCCCGTTGCCGAGTTAATTGATGATGAGGGGCAACAAGAACATCCTTGGCAGCCAATTTTGTGGAAGACACTCTATGAGCAAACCCTGTCTCAAGGCCAATCGAAGTATCACCGTGGTAACTTGTATCACGACTTTATTGAAGCGTTAGCCAATCAACAAGGTCAGCTACAACACTTACCTAAGCGTCTGTTTGTGTTTGGTATCTCTTCGCTGCCTCCTCGTTACATGGATGCGTTGAAAGCACTTGGCGAGCAGATTGATGTGCACTTGATGTTTACCAACCCTTGCCAGCATTACTGGGGCGATATTCGCGACCGTAAATATTTGGCAAGAGTTGAAGCGCAGCGTCGCAAGCAGTTTGCGTTGGTTGATGGTTTACCTCAACTAGAAGGCGAAGTATCACCATTGAAAGATGGCATTGAAGCCAACGTTGAAGACGAATTGCATACCAGCCAAGCCGTGGGTAATAGTTTACTTGCGTCTATGGGTAAGCTGGGCAGAGATAACCTGTTTTTACTATCCCAATCAGACAGCGAAGAGCATGAGTTCTTTATTGATGTTGAGAGGGATAACCTGCTTCATCAACTGCAAGCCGATATTCTCCAGTTAGAAGAACATCAAGACGACCACATATTAGATTCCAGCAACCATAAACAGGTGGTTGAGCTTGGCGATCGCTCTCTGACCGTACATGCGTGTCACAGCCCAATGCGCGAGGTTGAAGTCCTTCATGATCAGTTGTTGGCTATGTTTGATGCTGACCCGACCCTGAAACCACGCGATATCATTGTGATGGTGTCTGACATCAATGCCTATAGCCCAGCGATTCAGGCGGTATTTGGTAATGCTCCGGGTGAGCGTTATATCCCTTACTCTATCTCTGATAGAACGGCTGACCAAGAAAGCCCAATTCTGACCGCCTTCATGCAGTTGGTCGCGCTACCGAACACGCGCTGTTTAGCCTCTGAATTGCTAGAGCTATTAGAAATCCCAGCGATGATGGCGCGCTTTGGTATTGACGAGTTTCAATTCGAGCAAGCCAAGCAATGGGTTGAAGAAGCGGGTATCCGTTGGGGTGTCGATGCTTCAACGGCAACAGAATTTGATCTACCTGCGACCGAGCAAAATACTTGGTTATTCGGTATTCAGCGCATGCTCTTAGGATATGCGATGTCGGATTCTGCGGGTTTATTTGAAACTGAACACTCTCCGATTGCCGCTTATAACGAAGTTCAGGGTATTAACGCCGAACTTGCTGGCAAGTTAGCGCACTTTATCGATCGTATCGCCCATTACCGTCAACGCTTAACTGAAACCCAATCTATCGATATGTGGCGTGAAACCTTGCTGCAAATGATTGATGATTTCTTTGCAGTGGAGCTAGAAGGCGAGGTGGTGCTCAAATCGATTCGCGATGCACTTTCGCAACTGAACGAACAGCTTGATGATGCCTTGTACGAACAAGAACTGTCGCCAAGCATTATCTACCAGTATCTCAATAATAAGTTATCTGGCGCGCGTATTAGCCAGCGTTTCTTAGCTGGCCAAGTTAACTTTTGTACCTTGATGCCGATGCGTTCTATTCCGTTCAAAACCGTCTGTTTGTTAGGCATGAATGATGGTGTTTACCCTCGCTCAATGCCGCCAGAAGGTTTTGATTTGATGAAAGGGCGCACTCGTCCGGGTGACCGTTCTCGTCGTGATGATGACCGCTATCTATTTTTAGAGGCGATGTTGTCGGCGCAAGAGTGTTTATACATCAGCTATGTCGGCCGTTCAATTCAAGATAATACCGAGCGAGTGCCATCAGTGCTCGTTTCAGAGTTGATAGAGTACTGCCAGCAGAATTACTGTTTGAGTGACGACCAAGCCTTACCAAGTGATGATTCAGGCATCAACCTGACTCAAGCGATCAGCTTTGAACACACCATGACACCGTTCAGCCCTGCTGCGTTTTCTCAAGGTGATGCGAGCCATGTGCTGAGTTACGCCAAAGAGTGGCTTCCAGCGGCTAACCGTTCCGGTGAACGCAGTGGTGAATTTAATCGCGCCTTAGATGACTATTTGTTGGGTGCGTCGTACCCGTTAGAACTCGATTTGGTTGAGTTACAGCGTTTTTGGCGTTTGCCAGTGCAGTACTTCTTTAATCGCCGTCTAAAAGTGGTGTTTGAGCCGCCACTTCCTGTGATGGAAGACGATGAGCCATTTGTACTTAATGGTTTAGAGAGTTTCCAACTTAAGGATGCTTTGTTGCAAGTGTTACTGGACCACCCTGAAGGCGCAGACGAAGCCGTTCGATTGTTTGTCTCTGAGCAAAAAGCACAGGGCAGATTACCGGTTGGCGCCTTTGGTGATATCGAATTTGAAACCAACCGTGTTCAAGCGGAAGACTTAGCCAAAGAGATTCGATTTGTGAGCGGATCACCGCAACAAGATCTCGAAGTGAATATCGAATTTGATGTGTTAGGCGAAGGCAAACCTGTTCGTTTGATGGGTTGGTTAACTCAAAACTATCAATCGGGTCTAGTGCGTTTCCGTAGCGGTAAAATACGCTCTCAAGATTATTTGGCAGCGTGGATTGATCACCTATGTTGTGCAGTGATGGGACGCGGAAAGACGACCCATATTATTGGCTACGACAGAAAAGAGGGCGTGGTTCACCAAACGCTACAGCCTATTGGTGATGCACAGCAGGCGAAGAGTTTACTGGCTGAGTTAGTGCGACTGTTTTATCAAGGTATGACAGCGCCATTACCTTACTTCCCGAAAACGGCGTTAGCTGGTGTTGAAGCGGGCTTTAGTCGTGGTAAATGGGTCGATGACGAAGAAAAGTCACTTAAGAAAATGGCTGATACCTTTAATGACAGCTTCGCCTTTACGGGCGAGGGCAGAGATACTTACATCTCTCGAATTTGGTCTAAGTGGGATGATGAACTGGCTGCTGAGTCACGGATGTATTCAACGCTTGTGTTACAGGCGGCAAGGTTGGCTGCTGCCGATCTGGAAGATCAGGAGTAG
- a CDS encoding TDT family transporter, with protein MIQRIKYRLTGAPTPMAGLALAIASLGWCWDGVLVAQGILHTPGLVQWISAGIAAVLLLVLAVKFLIHGHLLREDLAHPVVGSVVPTFAMGCMVVSASLAPISQFLQEAVWLASVALHVVFLVSFLYHRAKNFEIHHMVPSWFVPPIGIIVADVSFSGNPILEPVAHATLVFGLLVYAIMLPLMIYRLIFSHEVPDAAKPTIAIMAAPASLSLAGYLTVTANPSPVIIGLLFGIAVLMTFIIYIAFFKLLRLPFSPGYAAFTFPIVIGATALFKLAAWMQTVGVETHYVDQVFNLAYLELIVATFVVGYVAIRYYMNYKPHRVLSAVGSRL; from the coding sequence ATGATTCAACGTATTAAATATAGATTAACAGGAGCTCCAACTCCCATGGCAGGGTTAGCACTCGCAATTGCAAGTTTAGGCTGGTGTTGGGATGGTGTTTTAGTCGCACAAGGTATTTTGCACACACCGGGTTTGGTGCAGTGGATCAGTGCTGGCATTGCGGCGGTATTACTTCTTGTTTTAGCCGTAAAATTTTTGATTCACGGCCACTTATTACGTGAAGACCTTGCACATCCTGTTGTGGGTAGTGTTGTACCCACATTCGCGATGGGGTGTATGGTGGTGTCTGCTTCATTGGCTCCAATATCTCAATTCTTACAAGAAGCTGTGTGGCTCGCTTCGGTAGCGTTACATGTCGTGTTCTTGGTGAGCTTCTTATACCACAGAGCTAAAAACTTTGAGATTCACCACATGGTGCCAAGTTGGTTTGTGCCACCAATCGGTATTATCGTGGCAGACGTTTCTTTTTCCGGTAATCCGATCTTAGAACCCGTTGCTCACGCGACTTTAGTCTTTGGCTTATTGGTTTATGCCATAATGCTACCGCTCATGATTTACCGTTTGATCTTCTCTCATGAAGTGCCTGACGCAGCAAAACCAACCATTGCTATTATGGCGGCACCAGCAAGTCTATCTTTAGCTGGCTACCTCACGGTGACGGCAAATCCTTCGCCAGTGATCATTGGGTTACTCTTTGGCATTGCAGTGTTGATGACGTTTATTATCTACATCGCGTTTTTCAAACTACTTCGTCTGCCATTCAGCCCTGGCTATGCGGCGTTTACCTTCCCAATCGTGATTGGTGCAACGGCGTTATTCAAATTGGCGGCTTGGATGCAAACCGTTGGTGTGGAAACTCACTATGTGGATCAAGTCTTCAACCTAGCGTATCTAGAATTGATTGTGGCAACGTTTGTAGTGGGTTATGTGGCGATTCGTTATTACATGAATTACAAACCTCACCGTGTTCTAAGCGCGGTAGGCAGTAGATTGTAA
- a CDS encoding LysR family transcriptional regulator, giving the protein MANISIKQLKVFVTITQHSTLTAASEALFLSKAAVSMALGEMEKQLGHSLFDRVNNRLILNQEGQKLLPLADEILHRAAGIGVLFRDDQPLSGNLKVGASDTIGNQVAPFILSGFRELTQHQDQSLFISNSALICQKLVDYELDIALIEGKTLHPELISSQFSSDEMCIIVSNQHPLNSKEKVILSDLEDSHWILRESGSGTREFFLRAVAPRIEHWYESFELNTTEAIINSVSANLGFACLSRLAAQRAIDSGRVKALDVPLDMKRRFWMLVHKDKYQSPLLKSFMSYCEDWATHQD; this is encoded by the coding sequence ATGGCTAATATTTCAATCAAACAACTCAAAGTGTTTGTCACCATCACCCAACATTCGACGCTTACCGCCGCATCGGAAGCACTGTTTTTATCTAAGGCTGCTGTCAGCATGGCACTAGGCGAAATGGAAAAACAACTGGGTCACTCTCTATTTGACCGGGTTAATAACCGATTAATTCTCAATCAAGAGGGACAAAAGCTTCTTCCTTTGGCGGATGAGATATTACATCGTGCTGCTGGTATTGGTGTTTTGTTCCGAGACGACCAGCCTTTAAGTGGCAATTTAAAGGTTGGCGCGAGTGACACGATTGGTAATCAGGTCGCACCGTTTATTCTATCTGGCTTTCGCGAACTAACTCAGCATCAAGATCAGAGCTTATTCATTTCAAACAGTGCGCTGATCTGCCAAAAGTTGGTGGATTATGAACTGGATATCGCGCTAATTGAAGGAAAAACACTCCATCCGGAGTTGATCTCTAGCCAGTTCAGTAGCGATGAAATGTGTATTATTGTTAGTAATCAACACCCTCTCAATTCAAAAGAAAAAGTGATTTTAAGCGATTTAGAAGATAGTCATTGGATTTTACGTGAGTCTGGTTCAGGCACTCGCGAGTTTTTCCTGCGTGCCGTCGCACCACGCATCGAACATTGGTATGAATCCTTTGAGCTCAACACGACTGAGGCGATCATCAATTCTGTTTCTGCCAATCTTGGATTCGCGTGTTTATCACGGCTGGCTGCGCAACGAGCAATTGACTCAGGCCGAGTGAAAGCACTCGATGTCCCACTCGACATGAAACGACGTTTCTGGATGCTGGTCCATAAAGACAAATATCAAAGCCCGCTGCTGAAATCCTTCATGAGTTATTGTGAAGACTGGGCTACACATCAAGATTGA
- a CDS encoding YebG family protein, producing MAVIVKYVVERNGEEKMTFTSKAEADAYDKMLDMADELFELLSKSDLVEDEGKQEELAMYLAKNKEEVLYALGAKRKPAPKKEKKLEAVEDAEEDAA from the coding sequence ATGGCTGTTATCGTCAAGTACGTGGTCGAACGCAACGGAGAAGAGAAAATGACTTTTACCTCTAAAGCCGAAGCTGACGCATACGACAAAATGCTGGATATGGCTGATGAGCTTTTTGAACTATTAAGCAAAAGCGATTTAGTTGAAGATGAAGGCAAGCAAGAAGAGCTTGCAATGTACCTAGCGAAGAACAAAGAAGAAGTTCTTTACGCATTAGGTGCTAAGCGTAAACCAGCTCCGAAAAAAGAAAAGAAGCTTGAAGCTGTTGAAGACGCAGAAGAAGATGCCGCTTAA
- a CDS encoding iron-sulfur cluster assembly scaffold protein — protein sequence MHYSSEIQSMCPIQRGDLHTSAPIPVEGAMVSPKDVIAISGLSHGVGTCAPQQGAAKLTLNVKNGIIEEALIETIGCSGMTQSAAMAAEILTGRTILEALNTDLVCDAINVAMREIFLQFVYGRTQSAFSEGGLEIGAALEDLGQTQRSQVGTSYSTAAKGVRYLELAEGYVTKLALDDHSEVIGYEYLNLGKMMKAINQGVSANEAADLATGTYGRFDEAVTTINPRQQ from the coding sequence ATGCACTACTCTTCAGAAATTCAATCAATGTGCCCTATTCAAAGGGGTGATCTTCACACTTCAGCACCAATTCCAGTTGAAGGCGCTATGGTTAGTCCAAAAGACGTTATCGCTATTTCTGGCTTAAGCCATGGCGTCGGCACTTGTGCACCACAACAAGGTGCCGCAAAACTAACACTGAACGTAAAAAACGGCATCATCGAAGAGGCGCTAATCGAAACGATTGGTTGTTCAGGCATGACTCAATCAGCCGCGATGGCAGCCGAAATCCTCACCGGAAGAACCATTCTTGAAGCCCTAAATACTGACTTAGTGTGTGACGCTATTAACGTAGCAATGCGCGAGATCTTTCTGCAATTTGTTTATGGTCGAACTCAGTCTGCTTTCTCTGAAGGCGGTCTAGAAATTGGCGCCGCATTAGAAGACTTAGGTCAAACACAGCGCAGCCAAGTGGGTACCAGTTACTCAACTGCTGCGAAAGGCGTTCGTTACCTAGAGCTTGCCGAAGGTTACGTGACCAAGCTTGCACTTGATGACCACAGCGAAGTGATTGGCTACGAGTATCTCAACCTCGGCAAAATGATGAAGGCGATCAATCAAGGCGTGTCAGCCAATGAAGCTGCTGACCTTGCGACGGGTACTTATGGGCGCTTCGATGAAGCCGTTACCACTATTAACCCACGCCAACAGTAA